Proteins encoded by one window of Amaranthus tricolor cultivar Red isolate AtriRed21 chromosome 4, ASM2621246v1, whole genome shotgun sequence:
- the LOC130810584 gene encoding NAC domain-containing protein 43 has protein sequence MGGKMNISVNGQSRVPPGFRFHPTEEELLQYYLRKKVANDKIDLDVILEVDLNKLEPWDIQERCKIGTTPQNDWYIFSHKDKKYPTGTRTNRATAAGFWKATGRDKVIYSNCKKIGMRKTLVFYKGRAPHGQKSDWIMHEYRLLDDTNNDTHVTSLRSGDFIQEEGWVVCRIFKKKNHIKTLDSPINPSTIPSLETQPSTMIDSPCDDHDDHDQGALEQIFQFMGGKSQKHKNNTQQEVDKFMKLPNLESPNTTTLFVANYYNTIPENDIISIAKTETDPSSVYNSPDPTLSGLDDWATLDRLVATHLNTQTTDHQETIASIFSPSSTDHHHHHHDHNLDELQPFRSSSSLLSEEKIFHHNNPTLDNYGGSNEIDYLWSFTRSSSSSMGIDPVCHVSDNGI, from the exons ATGGGAGGAAAAATGAATATATCAGTAAATGGGCAATCAAGGGTACCTCCAGGATTCAGGTTTCATCCTACAGAAGAAGAATTATTGCAATATTATCTAAGGAAGAAAGTTGCTAATGACAAAATTGACTTGGATGTCATTCTTGAAGTTGATCTTAACAAGCTTGAACCTTGGGATATTCAAG AAAGGTGCAAGATAGGAACCACACCACAAAATGATTGGTACATATTTAGTCACAAAGACAAGAAGTACCCAACAGGAACAAGAACGAACCGGGCCACGGCGGCTGGGTTTTGGAAGGCAACCGGGCGAGATAAGGTAATCTACAGCAACTGTAAGAAGATTGGTATGAGGAAGACACTCGTTTTCTACAAAGGAAGAGCCCCTCATGGTCAAAAGTCTGATTGGATCATGCATGAATATCGACTTCTTGATGATACCAACAATGACACCCAT GTTACAAGTCTTAGAAGTGGAGATTTTATACAAGAAGAAGGATGGGTGGTTTGTAGAATTTTTAAGAAGAAAAACCACATTAAAACCCTAGATAGTCCCATTAACCCTTCAACCATACCATCATTGGAAACACAACCATCTACCATGATTGATTCACCATGTGATGATCATGATGATCATGATCAAGGGGCCTTGGAGCAAATATTTCAATTTATGGGGGGTAAAtctcaaaaacacaaaaacaatacCCAACAAGAAGTTGATAAGTTCATGAAACTCCCAAACCTTGAAAGTCCAAACACTACCACTCTCTTCGTAGCAAACTACTACAACACCATACCTGAAAACGACATCATTTCGATTGCAAAAACTGAAACCGATCCCAGCTCAGTGTATAACTCGCCAGATCCAACACTGAGTGGACTCGATGACTGGGCAACCTTAGACAGACTCGTTGCAACTCACTTAAATACTCAAACCACTGATCATCAAGAAACAATAGCATCCATCTTTTCACCATCATCAactgatcatcatcatcatcatcatgatcataATCTAGATGAATTACAACCGTtcagatcatcatcatcattattatcagAGGAGAAGATATTCCACCATAATAATCCAACACTGGATAATTATGGCGGCAGCAATGAGATTGATTATTTGTGGAGTTTTActagatcatcatcatcatctatgGGTATTGACCCAGTTTGCCACGTGTCAGATAATGGTATATAA